The following are encoded in a window of Cyprinus carpio isolate SPL01 chromosome A13, ASM1834038v1, whole genome shotgun sequence genomic DNA:
- the LOC109111086 gene encoding BLOC-1-related complex subunit 7 isoform X1, with protein sequence MCGGLSVTRLRRLPRMGSEGRLGGDLSPGTNPFIFLLRYSAAKVTAENRNEQRSHCRLLSQAARNMVIQEDAILHSEDSLRKMSIITTHLQYQQEAIQKNVEHSKNLQDQLKHLMKQ encoded by the exons ATGTGTGGAGGACTGTCAGTCACAAGGCTGAGGAGACTCCCGAGGATGGGCAGTGAGGGGAGGCTTGGAGGAGATCTGTCACCTGGCACAAATCCATTCATCTTCCTTTTGAGATACAGCGCTGCCAAAGTTACTGCAGAGAACAGGAATGAACAGAGAAGCCATTGCAGG CTACTCAGTCAGGCAGCGAGAAATATGGTCATTCAAGAAGATGCAATTCTGCATTCTGAAGAT AGTCTACGGAAGATGTCTATTATAACAACCCACTTGCAGTATCA GCAAGAGGCCATTCAAAAGAA CGTAGAACATTCCAAAAACCTGCAGGACCAGCTTAAACACTTGATGAAACAATGA
- the LOC109111086 gene encoding BLOC-1-related complex subunit 7 isoform X2: protein MASSETQPRFGQSVKGLLSDKVTSCSGDVIALTRQVLKGSRSQELLSQAARNMVIQEDAILHSEDSLRKMSIITTHLQYQQEAIQKNVEHSKNLQDQLKHLMKQ, encoded by the exons ATGGCTTCCTCCGAGACGCAGCCTCGCTTCGGTCAATCTGTCAAAGGTTTATTGTCTGATAAAGTCACTTCTTGCAGTGGAGATGTGATCGCTCTAACCCGTCAGGTGTTGAAAGGATCCAGGAGCCAAGAA CTACTCAGTCAGGCAGCGAGAAATATGGTCATTCAAGAAGATGCAATTCTGCATTCTGAAGAT AGTCTACGGAAGATGTCTATTATAACAACCCACTTGCAGTATCA GCAAGAGGCCATTCAAAAGAA CGTAGAACATTCCAAAAACCTGCAGGACCAGCTTAAACACTTGATGAAACAATGA